In Cytophagia bacterium CHB2, the following proteins share a genomic window:
- a CDS encoding T9SS type A sorting domain-containing protein, whose product MRRLDMSCKSYKISALLSLALLLCVVLENASAQPFTWSKAGSRPQDYDMGGDPTVSHGSANGGFIKSKVATINGFGTYLTSIAPGQYRNQAIKLSAYVKTVNVASFAGLWMRVDAGNQTLSFDNMGTRPLVGTMDWEQYEIILDVPENSTAIFFGLTIDGTGEAYVDGLQIEPAARTWSVISTGTTQTILALKAVDENTVWAGASGGTYLRSTDGGATWKTGVVPGAQTLLFNSIAVINQDTAYYTGQDWNTLQDARIYKTTDGGATWTQQYRNTGAGAFFNSIAFWDANNGLATSDPVDGSFLIVTTTDGGATWNQVPAANLPAPKPNEWAGFGDAGGTTLFVEGTKNAWFGTGNGTPIRVIKSTDQGKAWTSVSTPLPSSGDFFGISTVAFADSLTGFAGGYKSSYSKTETMLVKTTDGGQSWNLVPALNLHPSTLQFVPNTNNNMLVASSAQGTAYSNDGGDTWQILPSTQPTFALSFVSPTVGWAASYSPSGKIFKFAGELSTAVAERPSAQPSGFHLAQNYPNPFNPSTMIQYQLPRAAQVQLAIYNLLGEKVRTLVDAKESAGLKQITWDGRNDRGERVSSGVYLYRLEAGEFSTAKRLLLMK is encoded by the coding sequence AGTGTTGGAAAATGCTTCTGCGCAACCCTTCACCTGGTCCAAAGCCGGTTCGCGCCCGCAGGATTATGACATGGGCGGGGATCCGACCGTGAGTCATGGTTCTGCGAATGGCGGCTTCATCAAATCGAAAGTGGCGACCATCAACGGCTTTGGCACATACTTGACGAGCATTGCACCCGGCCAGTATCGCAATCAAGCCATAAAGCTTTCCGCATACGTGAAAACCGTAAACGTCGCAAGTTTCGCGGGCTTGTGGATGCGCGTCGATGCCGGCAATCAAACGTTAAGCTTTGACAACATGGGAACGCGGCCGCTGGTGGGCACCATGGATTGGGAGCAATACGAAATCATATTAGACGTTCCCGAAAACAGCACGGCCATTTTTTTCGGCTTGACAATCGACGGTACCGGCGAAGCCTATGTGGATGGTTTGCAAATAGAACCGGCAGCGCGCACGTGGAGCGTTATCAGCACCGGCACGACCCAAACGATTTTAGCGCTTAAAGCCGTGGACGAAAACACGGTTTGGGCCGGCGCTTCGGGCGGTACCTATTTGCGCTCCACGGACGGCGGCGCGACTTGGAAAACGGGCGTCGTGCCTGGAGCGCAGACGCTCCTCTTTAACTCCATCGCCGTTATCAATCAAGACACGGCTTATTACACTGGACAGGATTGGAACACATTGCAAGACGCTCGCATCTACAAAACCACGGACGGCGGCGCGACCTGGACGCAGCAATATCGCAACACCGGCGCCGGCGCTTTTTTCAACAGCATTGCCTTTTGGGATGCAAACAATGGTTTGGCAACGAGTGATCCCGTTGACGGAAGTTTTTTGATCGTTACCACCACGGATGGCGGTGCGACGTGGAACCAGGTGCCGGCGGCAAATCTTCCCGCGCCGAAGCCAAACGAATGGGCGGGTTTTGGCGATGCGGGCGGTACCACGTTGTTCGTTGAAGGAACAAAAAATGCCTGGTTCGGCACCGGCAACGGAACTCCGATTCGCGTGATCAAATCCACGGATCAAGGGAAAGCCTGGACCTCCGTAAGCACACCGTTACCGAGCAGTGGAGATTTTTTCGGGATCAGTACAGTAGCATTCGCAGATTCGCTTACGGGCTTTGCCGGAGGTTATAAGTCTTCCTATAGCAAAACCGAGACGATGTTAGTGAAAACCACGGATGGCGGCCAGAGTTGGAATTTGGTTCCGGCTCTCAACCTTCATCCTTCGACTCTGCAGTTTGTCCCGAATACCAATAACAACATGTTGGTGGCCAGTTCGGCCCAAGGCACGGCCTATTCCAATGACGGCGGCGACACTTGGCAAATTCTTCCAAGCACACAACCAACCTTTGCGCTCAGCTTTGTCAGTCCCACGGTTGGTTGGGCCGCCAGCTATTCACCCTCGGGAAAGATATTTAAGTTCGCCGGTGAGTTGAGCACCGCGGTTGCCGAGCGGCCATCCGCGCAACCTTCTGGCTTTCACCTCGCGCAAAATTATCCCAATCCCTTCAATCCTTCGACGATGATTCAATACCAACTGCCGCGCGCCGCGCAAGTGCAACTCGCCATTTACAATCTGCTCGGCGAGAAAGTGCGCACGCTGGTTGATGCAAAGGAGTCCGCGGGCTTGAAGCAAATCACGTGGGACGGCCGCAACGACCGCGGCGAGCGCGTGAGCAGCGGCGTGTATCTCTATCGCCTCGAAGCCGGTGAGTTCAGCACGGCAAAGCGGCTTTTGTTGATGAAATGA
- a CDS encoding T9SS type A sorting domain-containing protein yields the protein MSGKQFLFILISAWHAVFASWAQSYWQLQAELSPLAPPVNLAVVNDQSAWLCDFNGQVWRTNDAGKTWRLIATVTREEKISCLAAVDSNIAIAGGAGAERENGSANLYRTIDGGQSWQVAYTAKGPTPYWYAVHWFDTGNGIALSNPPSAHENFLIAKTNDAGATWRRIAQMPQPQEQESGLSHACFFYDHLHGWFGTVVDIHRNQGNRMFRTSDGGESWILLPNALSVELQALHFISPSIGLRASAQPPFLARTTDSGQTWQPINDLPVAEVQYLTLFTGVNAASHQQLWLYGEAGPDFRPFILTSVDGGLAWEEQILADVGVSKVLTFAAIAFGASNDSVQAWGVVYDFHTKRGGIISYRAACGATTVVQEKMNELPHHHVLAQNYPNPFNSSTVIQYVLQRTGHAQLVICNLRGERVRTLVDTKESAGVKQATWDGRDEHGQCVSSGVYLYRFQAGEFSVAKRLLLMK from the coding sequence ATGAGCGGGAAGCAATTCCTATTCATTCTTATCAGCGCGTGGCATGCCGTGTTCGCAAGCTGGGCGCAATCGTACTGGCAATTGCAAGCCGAGTTGAGCCCGCTTGCGCCGCCGGTGAATCTTGCCGTAGTAAATGATCAAAGCGCATGGCTATGCGACTTCAATGGGCAAGTGTGGCGCACCAATGATGCCGGCAAAACCTGGCGGCTGATTGCAACCGTGACGCGTGAGGAAAAAATCTCTTGCCTCGCGGCCGTCGATTCAAATATTGCCATTGCCGGCGGTGCGGGCGCGGAACGTGAGAACGGCAGTGCGAATTTGTATCGCACGATTGACGGCGGTCAAAGCTGGCAAGTGGCTTACACAGCCAAAGGACCCACGCCATATTGGTATGCGGTGCATTGGTTTGACACCGGGAATGGCATTGCGTTGAGCAATCCCCCCAGTGCGCATGAAAATTTTTTGATTGCAAAAACCAATGATGCTGGCGCAACCTGGCGGCGTATTGCGCAAATGCCGCAGCCGCAAGAACAGGAGTCTGGGCTATCCCATGCTTGCTTTTTTTATGATCATCTTCACGGTTGGTTCGGCACTGTAGTGGATATACATCGAAATCAGGGCAACCGTATGTTTCGCACCAGCGACGGCGGTGAAAGTTGGATTCTCCTTCCCAACGCGTTGAGCGTAGAGTTGCAAGCTTTGCATTTCATTTCGCCCAGCATCGGCTTGCGAGCCTCGGCACAACCTCCTTTCCTGGCACGCACCACGGACAGCGGTCAGACGTGGCAGCCGATCAATGATCTTCCAGTAGCAGAAGTGCAATATCTCACATTGTTCACCGGCGTCAACGCGGCTTCGCATCAGCAATTGTGGCTTTATGGCGAAGCCGGGCCGGATTTTCGACCTTTTATTTTAACCAGCGTTGATGGCGGATTGGCGTGGGAAGAGCAGATACTCGCCGACGTGGGTGTGAGCAAAGTGCTGACCTTTGCGGCTATTGCCTTTGGTGCGAGCAATGACAGTGTGCAAGCTTGGGGCGTGGTTTATGACTTTCATACAAAGCGCGGCGGCATCATCAGTTATCGGGCTGCTTGCGGTGCGACTACAGTCGTACAAGAGAAGATGAATGAGCTTCCGCACCACCACGTGTTGGCGCAGAATTATCCCAACCCGTTCAATTCCTCGACTGTGATTCAATATGTACTGCAACGCACCGGGCACGCGCAACTTGTGATTTGCAACCTCCGCGGCGAGAGAGTACGCACATTGGTCGATACGAAAGAATCCGCGGGAGTGAAGCAAGCCACGTGGGATGGCCGAGATGAACACGGCCAATGCGTAAGCAGTGGCGTGTACCTCTATCGCTTCCAGGCCGGCGAGTTCAGCGTTGCAAAGCGGCTTTTGTTGATGAAATAA
- a CDS encoding sigma-54-dependent Fis family transcriptional regulator → MGMFVECGVLKTNTARELWNEADFSGILGHSAIMQSVFALLRQVMPTDVRVLISGESGTGKECIARAIHDGSPRQQGPFVAVDCGALPANLLESELFGYVKGAFTGADRDRKGLFEEAHGGTLFLDEIVNMPMELQAKLLRAIQESEIRPLGSSQVRKVNARIIAAASESVRDEMIAGKFRRDLFYRLNVVNINLPALRERKEDIPILAEHFLSAMNKKYGKHLKGFHADTMPHLEAYAWPGNIRELEHAMERAVVLCQSEQLRQTDFPFFETPSAAGNTLFQPRPWDEAIFELKRQYLANVLKYTGGAKKQAAEILQIQPTYLSRLLKNLRVEE, encoded by the coding sequence ATGGGGATGTTCGTGGAATGCGGCGTTTTAAAAACGAACACCGCGCGGGAGCTCTGGAACGAAGCTGATTTTTCCGGCATACTCGGCCATAGCGCGATCATGCAGAGTGTGTTTGCACTCTTGCGGCAGGTGATGCCCACGGACGTGCGCGTGCTCATTTCGGGAGAAAGCGGCACCGGCAAGGAGTGCATCGCGCGCGCCATTCATGACGGCAGCCCGCGCCAGCAAGGCCCTTTTGTGGCGGTGGATTGCGGCGCCCTGCCGGCGAATTTGCTGGAAAGCGAGTTGTTCGGCTATGTCAAAGGCGCCTTCACCGGCGCGGATCGAGATCGCAAGGGACTGTTTGAAGAAGCCCACGGCGGCACGCTGTTCCTCGACGAGATCGTCAACATGCCGATGGAGCTGCAAGCCAAGCTGCTACGCGCCATCCAAGAAAGTGAAATCCGCCCGCTGGGCAGCTCGCAGGTTAGAAAAGTGAACGCGCGCATTATCGCCGCGGCCAGCGAGAGCGTGCGGGATGAGATGATCGCCGGCAAATTTCGCCGCGATCTCTTTTATCGCCTTAACGTCGTCAATATCAACCTGCCCGCGCTGCGCGAGAGAAAAGAAGACATCCCTATTCTTGCCGAGCATTTTCTCAGCGCGATGAACAAAAAGTACGGCAAGCACCTCAAAGGCTTTCACGCCGATACCATGCCGCATTTGGAGGCCTACGCCTGGCCCGGTAACATCCGCGAGCTGGAGCACGCCATGGAGCGCGCCGTGGTGCTCTGCCAATCCGAGCAACTGCGCCAAACCGATTTCCCCTTTTTTGAAACACCTTCTGCCGCCGGCAACACGCTGTTTCAACCGCGCCCCTGGGATGAAGCCATCTTCGAGCTGAAAAGGCAGTATCTCGCCAATGTTTTAAAATATACTGGCGGTGCTAAAAAGCAAGCTGCGGAGATTTTACAAATTCAACCGACTTATTTGAGCCGGCTGCTGAAGAATTTGCGGGTTGAGGAGTGA